Proteins encoded in a region of the Teredinibacter purpureus genome:
- a CDS encoding DUF4062 domain-containing protein — protein sequence MTEPASYSSVAHHSTKVFVSSTSKYLTDQRAAARNAIVGMQWHPVIMEDMGACTDSTVAACLNLVKSCHLFILIITYRQGWAPTAQEGGNGIDSITALELQHARDNNIPVLTLMADEDWLGNYGRKHNKRENR from the coding sequence ATGACAGAACCAGCATCATACAGCAGCGTGGCACACCATTCTACAAAGGTGTTCGTCTCCTCAACCTCGAAATATTTAACCGATCAACGTGCCGCCGCACGCAATGCTATTGTAGGAATGCAGTGGCATCCGGTCATAATGGAAGACATGGGTGCCTGTACAGATTCTACTGTAGCAGCCTGCCTTAATTTAGTTAAAAGTTGTCATCTCTTTATACTCATCATCACTTATCGGCAAGGGTGGGCACCCACCGCCCAAGAAGGCGGTAACGGCATAGATTCCATTACGGCGCTAGAACTTCAACATGCCCGAGACAACAATATTCCCGTACTTACCTTAATGGCCGATGAAGATTGGCTGGGAAACTATGGGAGAAAGCACAACAAACGCGAGAATAGGTAG
- a CDS encoding YkgJ family cysteine cluster protein produces the protein MKDCTQCGKCCIHYGGGDLAATPEEVEFWETFRPNISEYVANGRLWVDPNSGKVLDKCPWLEHDSTSEKYSCAIYYDRPEDCRHYPTSIDEMVRDECEMIEVKDLRNKNKAQKELDILMIESRPPLHGY, from the coding sequence ATGAAAGATTGTACTCAATGCGGAAAATGTTGCATTCACTATGGCGGTGGTGATTTGGCGGCTACGCCAGAGGAGGTTGAATTTTGGGAAACGTTTCGACCCAATATTAGCGAGTATGTGGCTAATGGTCGTTTGTGGGTTGATCCAAATTCCGGGAAAGTGTTGGATAAATGCCCTTGGTTGGAACACGATTCTACTAGCGAAAAATATTCGTGTGCAATTTATTATGATCGCCCCGAAGATTGCCGTCATTACCCAACGAGTATTGATGAGATGGTAAGAGATGAATGTGAAATGATTGAGGTGAAGGATCTTCGTAATAAAAATAAAGCGCAAAAAGAATTGGATATTTTAATGATTGAGAGCCGCCCACCGTTACACGGATATTAA
- a CDS encoding ribonuclease HI — MEGVKDISTLHIFTDGSVNVKTGVGAGAILVLSDVDASVLCEVDFKRYRQEIKIDVFKGTSSTRLELQAQLSAMSNISTYGIRKIVFYTDSQNILSLLSRRTRLEALNFFSKKGKRLANAELYQQFYVYWDGFVKSGCQCEWVKLAGHLPDSAKNTIDQLFSLVDKAARQANMDLHRKLL; from the coding sequence ATGGAGGGCGTTAAGGATATTTCCACGTTGCATATTTTTACTGACGGTAGCGTTAACGTTAAAACGGGTGTTGGGGCAGGCGCCATACTCGTTTTAAGCGATGTTGATGCTAGTGTGTTATGTGAGGTGGATTTCAAACGGTATAGACAAGAAATAAAAATTGATGTTTTTAAAGGTACGAGCTCAACTCGGCTGGAGCTTCAGGCCCAGCTTTCGGCAATGAGCAATATTTCAACTTACGGCATAAGAAAAATTGTTTTTTATACCGATTCACAGAATATCTTAAGCCTTCTTTCGCGGCGAACCCGTTTAGAAGCGCTTAATTTTTTTTCGAAAAAAGGGAAGCGGTTGGCGAATGCGGAACTCTACCAACAGTTTTATGTTTATTGGGATGGTTTTGTAAAAAGCGGGTGCCAATGTGAATGGGTAAAGCTTGCGGGCCATTTGCCGGATAGTGCCAAAAATACTATCGATCAACTATTCTCCCTCGTTGATAAAGCTGCAAGGCAAGCAAATATGGATTTACATCGCAAATTGTTGTGA
- a CDS encoding YaeQ family protein: MALSATIYKFTIALSDLNRHYYDSVALTVAQHPSENAERMMARVLAFCLHAQEFLEFTKGLSTPETPDIWAKSLDGNTTLWVEVGEPSADKLKKATRIADEVWVYTFNSKSEVWWQQEQVKINPLALKVRRLVWAEVETFAGMLSRKMDLSMTISGDSAFIATDKGECEVHWQDLKDA, from the coding sequence ATGGCACTAAGCGCAACAATTTATAAGTTTACGATCGCGTTATCGGATTTGAATCGGCATTATTATGATTCAGTCGCGTTAACGGTTGCTCAGCACCCGAGTGAAAATGCAGAGCGAATGATGGCGAGGGTATTGGCATTTTGTTTGCACGCGCAAGAATTTCTTGAGTTTACAAAAGGCTTATCGACACCGGAAACACCGGATATATGGGCTAAATCGCTGGATGGTAATACGACGCTTTGGGTTGAGGTTGGAGAGCCGTCGGCTGATAAATTAAAAAAGGCTACGCGTATTGCTGACGAGGTTTGGGTTTATACCTTTAACTCTAAGTCAGAGGTGTGGTGGCAGCAGGAGCAGGTAAAAATCAACCCTTTGGCTTTGAAAGTGCGGCGGTTGGTTTGGGCAGAGGTGGAAACCTTCGCGGGAATGCTGTCGAGAAAAATGGATTTGTCGATGACGATTTCGGGTGACTCTGCTTTTATCGCCACGGACAAGGGCGAGTGCGAGGTGCATTGGCAAGACTTAAAAGACGCCTAA
- a CDS encoding polyamine aminopropyltransferase: MSLLFEEIDSQPSPLGEISLRKRVIPALGPDPIYEVRLGDEFLMSSMFVDAEVALSTLGLAATKGEKLHVVVGGLGLGYTAEAALKETRVEHLLVVDALDTVIHWHQQEKVPLGAALNADPRCRYVLGSFFDLAGQPASTGGFDPQQPGKLFDAILLDIDHSPTAFLNASNAGFYTTENLTTMATQLKTNGIFAMWSQDLPDDNFKALLQTVFCEVEAHIISFYNPFQNKDATNSIYVCRK; the protein is encoded by the coding sequence ATGTCACTTTTATTTGAAGAAATCGACAGCCAGCCATCACCTTTGGGTGAAATATCCTTACGCAAACGCGTAATACCCGCACTGGGGCCAGACCCTATTTACGAAGTACGTCTTGGCGACGAGTTTTTGATGTCCAGCATGTTTGTAGACGCAGAAGTCGCCCTCTCCACTTTGGGCTTAGCCGCAACTAAAGGTGAAAAACTACACGTTGTAGTGGGTGGGCTTGGGCTTGGCTATACGGCAGAAGCCGCTCTTAAAGAAACTCGCGTAGAACACCTGCTGGTAGTCGACGCATTAGACACCGTTATTCACTGGCATCAGCAAGAAAAAGTACCCCTCGGCGCAGCGCTAAATGCCGACCCTCGGTGCCGCTACGTACTCGGTAGTTTTTTTGATCTGGCGGGCCAACCTGCGTCAACAGGAGGCTTTGACCCACAACAACCAGGCAAATTATTTGACGCAATACTACTGGATATAGACCACTCGCCCACAGCATTTCTAAACGCAAGTAATGCAGGCTTCTATACCACCGAAAACCTAACAACCATGGCAACCCAACTTAAAACCAACGGGATATTTGCCATGTGGTCGCAGGACCTACCCGACGACAATTTTAAAGCGCTATTACAAACCGTTTTCTGCGAGGTAGAGGCCCACATTATTTCTTTTTACAACCCATTTCAGAACAAAGATGCCACCAATAGCATCTATGTGTGTAGAAAATAG
- a CDS encoding YajD family HNH nuclease, translated as MAVSNDKSAKVDRILAEQREYIAKREGGYREKSLKMYPWICGRCTREFTRANLRELTVHHRDHNHDNNPSDGSNWELLCVYCHDEEHTKFENMVRYGSTTAKDIPPATFNPFADLKAKMEKGNS; from the coding sequence ATGGCTGTTTCAAATGATAAGTCGGCGAAGGTAGATAGAATTTTGGCCGAGCAGCGAGAGTATATTGCAAAGCGTGAGGGTGGATACAGGGAAAAGTCGTTGAAAATGTACCCGTGGATTTGTGGCCGCTGTACGCGTGAATTTACGCGCGCTAACTTGCGTGAGCTTACGGTTCATCATCGAGACCACAACCATGACAATAATCCATCTGATGGCAGTAATTGGGAGTTATTGTGCGTGTATTGCCATGATGAGGAGCACACAAAATTCGAGAATATGGTGCGGTATGGCAGCACAACGGCTAAAGATATTCCGCCAGCTACGTTTAATCCATTTGCTGATCTAAAAGCGAAAATGGAGAAGGGAAATAGTTAG
- a CDS encoding acyl-CoA thioesterase, with the protein MQNYQLVLTEHLNHYGYLFGGTLLKWVDECAYIAARLDHPGESFVTAGMERVTYRKRVELGSILSFNVKKKKTGNTSITYEVTVKVASAPDNETSDIFSTDVTLVCMDTHGNKRSLT; encoded by the coding sequence ATGCAAAATTACCAGCTCGTTCTTACAGAGCACCTTAATCATTATGGGTATTTATTTGGGGGAACCCTTTTAAAATGGGTAGATGAATGCGCCTACATCGCCGCGCGACTCGACCACCCTGGCGAAAGTTTCGTCACCGCTGGCATGGAGCGAGTCACCTATAGAAAACGTGTTGAGCTAGGCAGCATTTTAAGTTTTAACGTAAAAAAGAAAAAAACAGGCAATACATCGATTACCTACGAGGTCACCGTCAAAGTGGCGAGCGCTCCCGACAATGAAACATCCGATATATTTTCAACAGACGTCACGCTAGTCTGTATGGACACCCACGGCAATAAACGCAGCCTCACTTAG
- the pspF gene encoding phage shock protein operon transcriptional activator, translating to MTNQNTPPKVIGESDCFLEVLEHVSRVTQLNRPVLVVGERGTGKELVAERLHYLSERWSKSLIKMNCAALNQELLESELFGHEAGAFTGATKRHQGRFERADGGTLFLDELATMSMRTQEKLLRFIEYGEFERVGGSTTLSADVRLVAATNVDLPQLADQGKFRHDLLDRLAFDVVTLPPLRARKEDILLLAEHYALSMCKEMGLPYFTGFSANAVQQLHSYTWPGNVRELKNVIERCISRWGENPDAIDHIQIDPFESPFRLVQPSSDTTAIQPERSSLNTIAPQPIKTNPNPDFPLDFKESVEDYEQSLIKAALEETRFNQRRAAELLGLSYHQLRGSLKKYSLLKTTPDNIEEHEH from the coding sequence ATGACCAATCAAAATACGCCCCCAAAAGTCATTGGCGAATCAGACTGTTTCCTAGAAGTACTAGAACATGTCTCTCGCGTAACTCAGCTCAACCGTCCTGTACTCGTTGTCGGAGAGCGCGGCACTGGAAAAGAGCTCGTTGCCGAACGGCTTCATTACCTTTCCGAGCGCTGGAGTAAATCACTGATAAAAATGAACTGCGCTGCACTCAATCAAGAGCTTTTGGAGTCCGAACTGTTTGGTCACGAAGCAGGCGCATTTACAGGGGCCACAAAACGGCATCAAGGTAGGTTTGAGCGCGCAGACGGCGGCACCCTCTTTTTAGATGAGCTCGCGACCATGTCTATGCGCACACAAGAAAAGCTCTTACGCTTTATAGAGTATGGTGAATTCGAAAGAGTGGGCGGCAGCACCACCCTCAGCGCCGATGTACGGCTGGTAGCGGCTACCAACGTTGACCTCCCACAGCTCGCTGACCAAGGCAAGTTCAGGCACGACCTACTCGATAGGCTGGCGTTCGACGTTGTAACCCTTCCCCCCCTGCGCGCGCGTAAAGAGGATATTCTGTTACTTGCTGAACATTACGCCCTTAGCATGTGCAAAGAAATGGGCCTACCGTATTTTACGGGTTTTAGCGCCAACGCTGTTCAACAATTACACAGTTACACTTGGCCAGGCAATGTCCGCGAGTTAAAAAATGTGATTGAGCGCTGCATTAGCCGATGGGGAGAGAACCCAGACGCTATTGACCACATTCAAATAGACCCTTTCGAATCACCTTTCCGGTTGGTCCAGCCCTCGTCGGACACAACAGCCATTCAACCAGAACGCTCATCGCTTAACACAATTGCGCCGCAACCTATCAAGACAAACCCCAACCCCGATTTTCCGCTAGACTTTAAAGAATCAGTCGAAGACTATGAACAAAGCCTAATAAAAGCAGCACTAGAAGAAACACGCTTTAATCAGCGTAGAGCAGCGGAGCTACTTGGGCTGAGTTACCACCAATTACGCGGCAGCCTAAAGAAATATTCTCTACTCAAAACAACGCCTGACAACATAGAAGAGCATGAACACTAA
- a CDS encoding head GIN domain-containing protein yields MLKNIGVMVGSMLLLNATAWGGDKGGAATFDLATFTGIRLETPATVNVRIGSVQHVSIEADAAILDKIKLKVQRETLVIKRQQWGILSSDIVIDITVPSLKYAAISGAGTFIINGLNEESFEARISGSGAITAQGTAKESAVFISGAGNVLFNELISKRASVNISGSGSVSLTVEDTLKNRISGSGTIRYKGQPMLDNHVLGSGTIAEL; encoded by the coding sequence ATGCTGAAGAATATTGGGGTGATGGTTGGTTCGATGTTGTTGTTAAATGCAACGGCGTGGGGCGGCGATAAAGGTGGAGCCGCCACATTTGATCTTGCTACGTTTACCGGCATTCGGCTTGAAACTCCAGCTACCGTGAATGTGCGGATAGGTAGCGTTCAACACGTGTCTATAGAAGCGGATGCGGCCATTTTAGACAAAATTAAACTGAAGGTTCAGCGCGAAACGCTCGTCATTAAACGGCAGCAATGGGGTATATTGTCGTCGGATATAGTGATTGATATTACCGTTCCCAGCCTAAAGTATGCGGCAATTTCGGGAGCCGGTACTTTTATAATTAACGGGCTAAATGAAGAAAGTTTTGAAGCACGGATTTCTGGCTCGGGCGCTATTACTGCGCAAGGTACCGCTAAGGAAAGCGCTGTGTTTATATCGGGTGCGGGGAATGTTCTATTTAACGAACTCATTTCTAAACGCGCTAGCGTGAATATAAGCGGGTCAGGAAGCGTTAGTCTAACGGTAGAGGACACGCTTAAAAATCGAATTTCGGGAAGTGGCACTATTAGGTATAAGGGCCAGCCAATGCTCGATAATCATGTGTTGGGCTCTGGTACCATTGCTGAACTCTGA
- a CDS encoding MAPEG family protein: MPVFESYAVTYCGLWLIVATMLLQSLVGAVVKARQPGAIPGRIDPSLSHGSFVFRAHRTFHNSIENVPMMVGTVVLALLVQTGPQWTAIWVWVFAVARIIHMGLFYALSTEKNPSPRSHFYLIGVIANIALLVLIAAKLM, encoded by the coding sequence ATGCCAGTATTTGAAAGCTATGCCGTAACTTATTGCGGCTTGTGGTTAATCGTGGCGACAATGCTATTGCAGTCATTAGTGGGTGCAGTTGTTAAGGCAAGGCAACCTGGCGCAATACCGGGCAGGATCGACCCTTCGTTAAGTCATGGCTCGTTTGTTTTTAGAGCCCATCGAACCTTTCATAATTCGATTGAAAACGTACCCATGATGGTTGGTACGGTAGTGCTCGCGTTGTTAGTGCAAACGGGGCCACAGTGGACTGCCATTTGGGTGTGGGTTTTTGCTGTCGCGCGGATTATTCATATGGGTTTATTCTATGCGCTTTCGACAGAGAAAAATCCCAGCCCACGCAGCCATTTTTATTTAATTGGTGTTATTGCCAATATAGCATTGTTGGTTTTAATCGCGGCAAAACTGATGTAG
- a CDS encoding DUF4234 domain-containing protein produces the protein MEAENPYKSPEASVEAAAQGKLSEVFERYTAWAVFGLGIITFGLYSVYWLVSRTKQMNARSDQVIGNGLIYSMLVFYILSFVSNFVTLADPTIGGILGLSGLPAIVLMYVVVYKLRNRIHTYVGSQPSTHAWAGPILTFFFTVIYLQYKINKIIDNE, from the coding sequence ATGGAAGCTGAAAATCCGTATAAATCACCTGAGGCCTCTGTTGAGGCAGCGGCGCAAGGGAAACTAAGTGAGGTATTTGAACGGTATACTGCATGGGCGGTATTTGGGCTTGGTATTATTACCTTTGGATTGTATTCGGTTTACTGGTTGGTCAGTCGAACGAAGCAAATGAATGCCCGAAGTGATCAAGTTATTGGAAATGGTTTAATTTATTCCATGCTTGTTTTTTACATTTTGTCTTTTGTGTCGAACTTTGTAACACTTGCCGACCCTACGATTGGCGGGATTTTGGGGCTGTCAGGGCTTCCTGCAATTGTTTTGATGTACGTAGTTGTCTATAAACTTCGCAACCGTATACACACCTATGTAGGCTCGCAACCTAGTACTCATGCTTGGGCTGGTCCAATTCTAACGTTCTTTTTTACCGTTATATACTTGCAGTACAAAATTAATAAAATTATTGATAACGAGTAA
- a CDS encoding RDD family protein, with amino-acid sequence MHKLLDTSYHVETPESIDLTAQVVGPVSRVLAYALDLLIRLFVLLLMLMLLAFMGAAGWGVFAILAFIFEWFYPVLFEVLRQGQTPGKKAMKIAVVNDDLTPVTWSTSLIRNLLRAADILPFGYVLGLSCMCSSQHFQRLGDLAAGSIVIHRRDNSDIAIDLPDVPSQSPPISLSIEDQVALTGYVQRHAQLSEGRKQELADILQELSPKEGAEGVRYIQGIGNWLLGSRK; translated from the coding sequence ATGCACAAGTTGTTAGATACCAGTTACCACGTCGAAACCCCTGAATCGATCGATCTTACCGCTCAAGTGGTGGGGCCCGTATCGCGAGTTCTCGCGTATGCCTTGGACCTATTAATACGGTTATTTGTTTTATTGTTAATGCTTATGTTGCTGGCGTTTATGGGCGCGGCAGGCTGGGGCGTTTTTGCAATATTAGCGTTTATATTTGAATGGTTTTATCCGGTTCTGTTTGAAGTGTTACGTCAAGGTCAAACACCGGGAAAAAAAGCCATGAAGATTGCGGTTGTTAATGACGACCTAACGCCCGTTACTTGGAGTACGTCTCTTATACGTAACTTGTTACGTGCAGCCGATATTCTACCGTTTGGCTATGTGCTTGGGCTTTCGTGTATGTGTAGTTCCCAGCATTTCCAGCGATTAGGCGATTTAGCGGCTGGGTCCATTGTTATTCACCGTCGCGACAACAGCGACATCGCCATAGATTTACCCGATGTACCGTCTCAATCTCCGCCAATATCATTGTCTATTGAGGACCAGGTAGCGTTGACGGGTTATGTACAGCGGCATGCCCAATTGTCGGAAGGCCGAAAACAAGAGTTGGCGGATATATTACAAGAGCTGTCACCGAAAGAAGGTGCAGAAGGCGTACGTTATATTCAGGGAATAGGCAATTGGCTGCTGGGAAGTCGAAAATGA
- a CDS encoding stage II sporulation protein M, giving the protein MKQQSFESKNSEMWQQLDVILSSKNPSSDKQFPQLFRALCQQLAVAKHRRYSPQLVDKLNDRVIKAHHIFYQHNRRFHFQWLDFFVWGFPDAVRRNRAFVGVAAALFLIPLLGMALACYFNEEFIYSFMAAEEVRGMESMYDPSNDKIGRDRDTNTDVAMFGYYIYNNIGISFRSFAGGILFGLGSIFFMVFNGLAIGGVAGHLTQVGYSTTFYPFVAGHGSFELTAIVLSGAAGLKLGYAMVNPGQLSFLHSVRAAGRDSVLIVYGSIVMLLIAAFIEAFWSSTTTLPHLLKYSVGIIFWIAVIAYFIYSGRRYGSR; this is encoded by the coding sequence ATGAAACAGCAAAGTTTTGAATCGAAAAACAGCGAAATGTGGCAGCAATTGGATGTTATATTGTCCAGTAAAAACCCCTCCTCAGACAAACAGTTCCCTCAATTATTTCGGGCATTATGTCAGCAATTGGCCGTTGCTAAACATCGTCGTTATAGCCCCCAGTTGGTCGATAAGCTTAACGATCGTGTGATAAAAGCACATCATATTTTCTATCAGCATAATCGGCGCTTTCACTTTCAATGGTTAGATTTTTTTGTGTGGGGCTTCCCTGATGCTGTTCGCCGTAACCGAGCTTTCGTAGGCGTAGCCGCTGCGCTGTTTCTCATTCCTCTTTTGGGCATGGCACTGGCGTGCTATTTCAATGAGGAATTTATTTACAGTTTTATGGCGGCCGAAGAGGTTAGGGGGATGGAGTCAATGTACGACCCGAGCAATGATAAAATTGGCCGTGACCGCGACACGAATACCGACGTGGCAATGTTTGGCTATTATATCTACAACAATATTGGTATTAGTTTCCGATCTTTTGCGGGCGGTATATTGTTTGGTTTAGGGTCTATTTTCTTTATGGTATTTAATGGTCTTGCCATTGGCGGTGTTGCGGGGCATCTGACTCAAGTGGGATATAGCACTACTTTTTATCCCTTTGTTGCAGGGCATGGTTCTTTTGAGCTTACCGCCATTGTCTTAAGTGGCGCTGCTGGCCTAAAACTTGGTTACGCGATGGTCAACCCTGGCCAGCTCTCTTTTCTGCATTCAGTGCGCGCGGCTGGTCGTGACTCTGTGTTGATAGTATACGGTTCAATTGTGATGTTGTTAATTGCAGCGTTTATTGAAGCGTTTTGGTCTTCTACAACAACGTTACCGCATTTATTAAAATATTCTGTCGGCATTATATTTTGGATAGCCGTTATCGCCTACTTTATTTATTCGGGGCGGCGCTATGGATCTCGATAA
- a CDS encoding DUF4350 domain-containing protein has translation MTNRLSVIFSVLLLLTFSYVCYLFVEYYEESDDLGWRKEALRNPYLALEIFSQEIGTEVLGVDSYLKLEPLEAYDTLLLASSGQIVSDKRLTEVLNWIDSGGHLIVAAECGTNDRLCDYFDVVTEETEYESSVFEDDFFDEFSNLESDANSEGEPGEGIDEARALEEKKARRKKRFIDGLRNYNEKLKDEGLLASSEEEVPYREQVLAYELSIAKEQLSSLVFGSVEGALRVEFDPALALSHPALTDDYWDKSQYDAIYSGGSEYGVHFMQLEKGAGLVTLMSDTLQFRSENIDKFDHAYLWQVLSGGEKAAIVYGSNMPSLGFMLWVFMPEMLIAFGVFVGLWIWYQVRRFGPVTVNNVRERRSSSEHISASAGFLWRGDWQADLLNPIRVDIRRQADKNLAGYESADENQRLEMLANESGLERSLVQDAMTLDDKFNEDSFYKIVRILQRIRECL, from the coding sequence ATGACGAATAGATTGAGTGTTATTTTTTCTGTACTCCTGCTTCTAACGTTTAGTTATGTGTGTTATCTCTTTGTTGAATACTACGAGGAGTCCGACGATTTAGGGTGGCGTAAAGAGGCGCTCAGAAATCCTTATTTAGCCTTAGAGATTTTTAGTCAGGAGATAGGTACTGAGGTTTTGGGGGTTGACAGCTATTTAAAACTTGAGCCACTAGAGGCCTACGATACGTTACTTTTAGCCAGTAGCGGTCAAATTGTATCGGATAAGCGGCTTACTGAAGTTTTAAACTGGATCGATTCTGGTGGTCATTTAATCGTTGCGGCTGAGTGTGGCACTAATGATCGTTTATGTGATTACTTCGACGTTGTAACGGAAGAGACTGAGTATGAATCATCTGTATTTGAAGATGATTTTTTTGATGAGTTTTCGAATCTAGAAAGCGACGCTAACTCAGAAGGGGAACCCGGCGAGGGTATAGATGAAGCGCGAGCTTTGGAAGAAAAGAAAGCGCGTAGAAAAAAGCGGTTTATTGACGGTTTAAGAAATTACAACGAAAAGTTAAAAGATGAAGGATTGCTTGCCAGTAGTGAAGAGGAAGTGCCGTATCGTGAACAGGTTTTAGCCTATGAACTGAGTATTGCAAAAGAGCAGTTATCGTCATTGGTCTTTGGTTCGGTAGAGGGTGCGTTGCGTGTTGAGTTCGATCCGGCACTGGCATTGTCCCATCCCGCGTTAACGGATGATTATTGGGATAAAAGCCAATACGATGCGATATATTCCGGTGGCAGTGAGTACGGTGTGCATTTCATGCAACTCGAAAAAGGCGCCGGTCTCGTAACATTGATGTCGGATACTCTTCAGTTTAGGTCAGAAAATATTGATAAATTTGATCATGCATATTTATGGCAGGTGCTGTCTGGTGGGGAGAAAGCGGCCATAGTTTATGGCTCTAATATGCCATCTCTAGGCTTTATGCTCTGGGTTTTTATGCCTGAAATGTTGATCGCTTTTGGGGTTTTTGTTGGGCTTTGGATTTGGTATCAAGTTCGGCGGTTTGGGCCAGTAACCGTCAATAATGTTCGAGAGCGACGATCCTCTTCGGAACATATATCGGCGAGTGCGGGTTTTTTGTGGCGTGGGGATTGGCAGGCAGATTTACTGAACCCTATTCGTGTTGATATCCGTAGGCAAGCGGATAAGAACCTAGCAGGGTACGAATCTGCCGACGAAAATCAGCGCTTAGAAATGTTGGCTAATGAGAGTGGGTTGGAGCGGAGTTTGGTTCAAGATGCGATGACCTTAGACGATAAATTTAATGAAGATAGCTTCTATAAAATAGTGCGAATATTACAGCGAATTAGAGAGTGCTTATGA
- a CDS encoding AAA family ATPase, whose product MTDNNEQNLQVASDAVQHAADNSTGKHGRAQAVIEQLRQRINTELIGQKDVIDQVIIALLANGHVLVEGVPGLGKTLLVRLLANCFEGEFKRIQFTPDLMPADITGHVLFDINESKFRLRKGPVFTNILLADEINRAPAKTQAALLEVMQERQVTLEGTAKDVPTPFMVMATQNPIEQEGTYPLPEAQLDRFLIKVLIDYPSHEDEARLTSLVTTGYVDDQDAFNDDTSILNPEQIFELQKIVANIVVDEQVTDYAVRLVRATRGTTTLTRGAGTRACIALIRCARAYALLRGADFVLPDDIKQMALPVLRHRVSLSAEMEIDGFSVDQVLTKILNGVDAPRL is encoded by the coding sequence ATGACGGATAATAATGAACAGAATCTACAGGTGGCTTCGGATGCGGTGCAACATGCAGCAGACAACAGCACGGGTAAGCATGGTAGAGCACAGGCGGTTATCGAACAATTACGGCAGCGGATAAACACTGAGCTTATCGGCCAAAAAGACGTGATCGATCAAGTAATCATAGCGCTTTTAGCTAACGGCCATGTGCTGGTTGAAGGCGTGCCAGGGCTTGGGAAAACATTGTTGGTTCGTCTGCTTGCAAATTGTTTTGAGGGTGAATTTAAACGTATACAGTTTACACCGGATTTGATGCCCGCTGATATTACTGGGCATGTATTATTCGATATTAATGAAAGTAAATTTCGATTACGTAAGGGGCCTGTATTCACCAATATATTGTTGGCGGATGAAATTAATCGTGCGCCCGCAAAAACTCAGGCGGCATTGCTAGAGGTGATGCAAGAGAGGCAGGTTACATTAGAAGGTACGGCTAAAGATGTGCCGACACCGTTTATGGTTATGGCGACTCAAAATCCAATTGAACAAGAAGGTACCTATCCGTTACCCGAAGCACAATTGGATCGCTTTTTAATTAAAGTGCTTATTGATTACCCTTCCCATGAAGATGAAGCACGGCTGACATCGTTGGTAACAACCGGTTACGTGGATGATCAAGATGCTTTTAACGATGACACTTCTATATTAAATCCAGAACAAATCTTCGAGCTACAGAAAATAGTGGCGAATATTGTTGTTGACGAACAGGTTACGGATTACGCTGTGAGATTAGTGCGAGCAACGCGTGGTACTACAACGTTAACAAGAGGGGCGGGAACACGGGCCTGTATAGCGTTAATTCGTTGCGCTCGAGCATACGCGCTATTGCGGGGCGCTGATTTCGTATTACCTGACGACATTAAGCAAATGGCATTGCCAGTATTACGGCATCGAGTGTCATTGTCGGCTGAAATGGAGATTGACGGTTTTAGTGTTGATCAAGTGTTGACGAAAATCTTAAACGGTGTGGATGCTCCACGTTTATGA